A region of Drosophila mauritiana strain mau12 chromosome 3L, ASM438214v1, whole genome shotgun sequence DNA encodes the following proteins:
- the LOC117139011 gene encoding ribosome biogenesis protein BRX1 homolog, with translation MGRKFQNKKKKAAPQLEIVPLDENPPLPPQRSSDDVVPKKEKWVNKQRVLVFSARGISHRDRHLMKDIKTLMPHHRPESKMERSKTLSVVNEMCEMKHCNKAMLFEGRRKRDLYMWISNTSGSTGPSAKFLIENIHTMAELKMTGNCLRGSRPLLSFDSKFDELPHLKLLKELFVQTYSVPNHHPKSQPFVDHVFTFTYLDKRIWFRNFQILSEDGGLSEVGPRYVMNPVKIFDGSFTGKTIWENPDYVSPSKQRQVLKKAAKDKYVNRVEQKVKHEATRPIRAYDGMDNDELFEDDDPVETAKILAAIAKKKKEEAAKQTPKSALTKKIKEKQLQAVKDVIEKKKARTIKRVKKV, from the exons ATGGGTCGCAAGTTCCAGAATAAGAAAAAGAAGGCCGCGCCGCAGCTGGAGATAGTGCCGCTGGATGAAAATCCACCACTGCCGCCACAGAGATCCTCAGATGATGTGGTGCCCAAAAAG gAAAAGTGGGTGAACAAACAGCGCGTGCTGGTCTTCTCCGCGCGCGGTATTAGCCACCGGGACCGACACTTGATGAAGGATATTAAGACCCTGATGCCGCACCACCGACCAGAATCCAAAATGGAGCGCTCCAAAACCTTGTCGGTGGTCAACGAAATGTGCGAAATGAAGCACTGCAACAAGGCGATGCTGTTCGAGGGACGCCGGAAAAGGGATCTGTACATGTGGATATCCAACACCTCGGGATCCACTGGTCCATCCGCTAAATTCCTCATCGAAAACATTCACACAATGGCCGAACTGAAGATGACGGGCAACTGCTTGCGGGGATCGCGTCCGCTGCTCTCCTTTGACTCCAAATTCGACGAGCTGCCGCACCTTAAGCTGCTCAAGGAGCTGTTCGTGCAGACCTACTCCGTGCCCAACCATCATCCCAAGAGCCAGCCCTTCGTGGATCACGTTTTCACCTTCACCTACCTGGACAAACGCATCTGGTTCAGAAATTTCCAGATTCTATCCGAGGATGGCGGTTTGTCCGAAGTCGGGCCGCGTTACGTGATGAATCCTGTGAAAATATTCGATGGTTCCTTCACTGGCAAAACCATCTGGGAGAATCCGGACTACGTGAGTCCATCCAAACAGCGTCAGGTACTCAAGAAGGCCGCCAAGGATAAGTACGTGAACCGAGTGGAGCAAAAGGTCAAGCACGAGGCCACGCGACCGATTAGAGCTTACGATGGTATGGATAACGATGAGCTATTCGAGGACGATGATCCCGTGGAGACGGCCAAGATACTGGCTGCGATAGCCAAAAAGAAGAAGGAGGAAGCCGCCAAACAGACACCAAAATCGGCGCTGACCAAGAAGATCAAGGAGAAACAACTGCAGGCCGTGAAAGATGTGATTGAAAAAAAGAAGGCAAGAACCATTAAACGCGTGAAAAAGGTTTAA